Below is a genomic region from Meleagris gallopavo isolate NT-WF06-2002-E0010 breed Aviagen turkey brand Nicholas breeding stock chromosome 5, Turkey_5.1, whole genome shotgun sequence.
CATTAGAGatctttccatctttctcctTGCAGTTTCAAGGCACTTGGAAGTGCCTGACTTTGCAGCTTCCACTGCTTTAGGCACAGCTTTGAGTGGGAAGCAGCTCACTGATAAGTCAGACATATATGCTTTGGGTTCTCCACAGGTTTCAGAAGCCATGTTGAATGATGAGAAGTGAAGtgcaatgaaacaaaaacaggaggaaacAAGCAGCATGTTGAGGTGTCACCTTTCCTCCTAGctcctctgcctttcccttTGGTTTTGCTCTTTGCTGTCCAAGATGACATCCCAAGTGGGCAGATGGGAATCACCTGAACCTCCACAAGGGGCAATGCCAGGCCCTGGCCACTACGGGGGACTTCCCAGACTTCAGGGCTGGCTGTAGAGCAGCCAGCTTGTCAGAGAAGGACATGAGGGCTGTGGTGAGCACCCATCTGAAGATGAGCCATCGCCATGTCCTTGTGACCAAGATGGCCACCAGGGCTGTAAAGCCGGCGGGCTGAAGGACTCTCCACACCACTCTGCAGCCTTGGCCATAGGAAAGCTGCTTCAAGAGGACTGATGGGGAGAGCTGGAATCTTCCTGAAGAAACAACTGATCAGTGTAGAGAACTGATGGTGTGGTGGAGGATTGTAGAATGGAGGATGagagaaaggtagaaaaaatGACATTCATTTCTCAGCCAGAAGAATTTAATTTGAATACATGTAGATTTCCCTAGAATAGAATAGAGAGGGACAGAACTGACTGGAATGAAATTGAATGAAATGGAATGGGATGGAGTGAGGcggaatggaatggaatggaatggaatggaatggaatggaatggaatggtgtggagtggagtggaaagaaatggaattgAATAGAATGGAGTAGAAAGAAATGGAATGgagtggaatggaatggaatggagtggaatggaatggaatggtaTGGAATGCAGCAGAGTGGAATTGAGTGGAATGGAGTGGATTCaagtggagtggagtggagtggagtggagtggtatggaaagaaatggaattgTATAGAATGGAGTAGTAtggaaatggaatggaatagaatggaatggaatggaatggaatggaatggaatggagtgGAATGCAGCAGAGTGGAGCTGAGTGGAATGGAGTGGAGTCAAGTGGAATGGAATGAAGTGGAACGGAATGGAACAGAATTGAGTGGAGTGGAATGGtgtggagtggagtggagtggagtggagtggaaagaaatggaattgAATAGAATAGAGTAGAaagaaatggaatggaatggagtgGAATGCAGCAGAGTGGAGCTGAGTGGAATGGAGTGGAGtcaaatggaatggaatggagtgGAATGGAATGAAATGGAATGGtgtggagtggagtggagtggagtggagtggagtggagtggagtggagtggagtaGAGTAGtatggaaagaaatggaattgAATAGAATGGAGTAGAAAGAAATGGAAcggaatggaatggaatggaatggaatggaatggaatggaatggaatggagtgGAATGGAGTGGAGTGGAATGGAATGGAGTGGAACGGAACGGAACGCAATGCAATGGAATGGTGTGGAATGGAGGGTATGGAAAGGAATGGAATGGAGTGGAATGGAATGGAGTGGAATGCAGCAGAGTGGAACTGAGTGGAATGGAGTGGAATGCAGCAGAGTGGAACTGAGTGGAATGGAGTGGAGTGGAACGGAATGTAATgtaatggaatggaatggaatggaatgtaACGGAATGGAATTTAATAGAATGGAGTGGAATGGAATGGtgtggagtggagtggagtggaaagaaatggaattgAATAAAATGGAGTAGAaagaaatggaatggaatggagtggaatagaatggaatggagtggaatggaatggaatgaaGTGGAATGGtgtggagtggagtggagtagtatagaaagaaatggaattgaATAGAATGGAGTAGGaagaaatggaatggaatggaatggaatggaatggaatggaatggaatggaatggaatgcaGCGGAGTGGAACtgagtggagtggagtggaacGGAATGGAATTGAGTGGAATGCAGCAGAGTGGAATTGAGTGGAATGGAGTGGAATAAAATGGAATGGAGtaaaaagaaatggaatgggatgggatggaatgggatggaatggaatggaatgaaCTAAAATAGAGTGGAGTTTAGTGTTTGAAGATAATCTCCAATGGATGACACATGaggctttcttcttttctgttctttgttgtaaaaaatattttctttttctttttcttttctttttttttatcagaagagcagaaataagGTTTATGTAGTAAAATTACAGGGACACTGAATGGTAAGGTATGTGGCCAttgccaaaaataaataataaatgaataactTATATGCTGTCTAGACTTATTGCATCTGGTTTCACATGTTCACAAGAGAGCTAATTGAGTCCATGCCCACTACTCAACACTGTTTATATTGTGCTGTGTGAAATAAGAGCCCACCATGCGGCGTAGTGATGGTGCATACTGCCCTTGGATGAGCCTGCAAAGTTGTGAGTCTGTGACCACAGgagtgctgctggaaggagcagCTCAGGGACTCTTCCTCTGGAAAGCAATGGTGAAAGAAtgtattaaagaagaaatggaaaatttaaCTAAGCAGAGTCTTTGGGGAAAGCTGACTGCTTTTGAGGTGCTCCAGCGCACCTTTGGTAATTTGTGATGTGGGTGTGGGATAAAGCTTAAATCTGCCTGCCACACCAGGGGACGCAACAGGATTATGTTCTGGTGGCAGACAGAGCGATGGAGCCCTTACAGCAACTTCAGCCCAAGGAGCAGGGAGTGTATTTCTGAGGAGGGAGAATGCAACAGACCTGAAAGGGTGATTTTCTGAGAATGTTTGGGGCAGATGTGTGCTGGATGATGTGAAGCTGAGTGTCTttgccagcagcaggaaaacTGTGCATATCCCTTTCCAGGATCCTCTGTCAACACCCAGCTGATGAGTTTTTGTCTATGCCTGGGTTCATGGCAATAGGAAGGAGAAGTGCAGAAGCTCCACCACATTGAGGCAAAGTATGGATATTAAACAACAGCTCTAAGCCTGGTACTGGTGTAACCTTAGGTGACTGCCATCTGGCTGAGCTcagaaggagcagagcagagacagaaTTTAGATCACAGCAAACACTGATTCCTCATGCAGACCAGGGAAACCCAGATGTGAGCTCTGAAGGGCGTGGATAGAAGGCACaggaaccatagaatcatggatTCATTTCGATTGGAAAAAGAGGACATGCAAGAATGCAAACAGCCAAGCAAGTGAAAGGAAGGATTCTCCACCCTTTGTGAAAAGCTATGGATCATTTTATGAATATATGTGTTTATATATGCAATAGAGGATCTTTTTCCCTGCTGGCTACATAGTGCATTGAGGAATCTGATGCTGGGATCAGGGGAAGACAGTGATTTATGTCTATTCACTGAGATTTTGAGAGACACACCTTATCACAGATAGCCATCTTTATGAAAGTGATTAATAATTAAGATTAGAAGGggaagttttcttttgaaactgtAAGTTCATGGAATGGCAACGAAGGATGCTGGCCTCACCTTAATGGATCCATTCGTGTCACCAGAGAGTTGGAAAACCACTTTAGTGTGGCGTCTTATCTATTGAATGCTACAATAAAGTGGCAAACGAAGGTGCAATACTATCATATTGACTTCTCCCCATGGAGAGGAGCTGTAATTTTTCTCCCAGTAAGAACTGGCACCAGGAGCATGGCAGGGGGAAACCACTCTGGCGTGATAGAGTTTGTCCTCTTGGGCTTCACCACCATGCAGGAGTTGCTCTTTGTGGTTTTCTTCCTCATCTACATCACCACTCTGGTGGGGAATCTCGGAATGATAGTCCTCATCAGGACTGACCCTCATCTTCACGCacccatgtacttcttcctcaGCCACCTCTCCTTCCTGGACGTCTGCTATTCCACATCCATAAcaccaaagctgctgctgggactCCTCACTGAACAGAAAGTCATTTCTTTTCACGGCTGCCTCACACAGCTCTTCTTCTATTTAGTATTCATCACCACAGAAGCCTTCTTTCTGGCCATCATGGCATATGACCGCTGCATGGCCATCCGCTGGCCTCTACACTACTTGGTTGTCATGTCCCGCAGGGTCTGTATGCAGCTGGTGGTTGGCTCCTACGTGGCCGGCAGCCTGAACGCCTTGGTGCACACCACAGCTCTCCTCCAACTGTCCTTCTGTGGCCCAAATGTGTTGAAACATTTCTACTGTGAAATCCCACCACTCCTACAGCTCTCGTGCTCTGACACCTGGCTCAACCAGGTCTTGATGCTCTCATGTGCTGGCTTCATCATTGCCTCCTTGGTCTTGGCCATCCTTGTCTCCTATACGTTCCTCCTGCTCACCGTCTGCACCATCCACTCTGTGGAGGgccggcacaaagccttcttcACCTGTACCTCCCATCTCACTGCCGTCACCCTCTTCTGCGGCTCTGCAGCTTTCTTGTACCTCCACCCCCTTTCCAGTCGCGcggaagaggaaaggaaaacagcctCCATCTTCTACACGGTGGTGACTCCCATGCTCAACCCCTTCATCTACAGCCTGAGGAACACGGAGGTGAGGAGTGCTCTAAGCAGAGCCGTGAGGAAGGTCCCCTCCTGTAGCCATTGTCAGCAGTCTCCCTTCAACCAAATTCTAACAGGTGTCACACATCACAGCAGATCGCTGGACACCTGATGTAACAGGGGCATTGCACATTCCTGCATGTCCCTTGAGAGGAATGTATTTTGCCTTGGGCTGGACATTTGTGTGTGGATGATGCTTTTCCAAGGACTGAGTCCATTGAAGAATGAATAActtgtaattttgttttttggtaGGATGAAGGAAAGGAATAGCAGTAGTAGAAACTCTTCCATTGTTGGTGAATCTCTCAAAGGAAGAGATATTATGAGTTCTACACATACCTGCACAGGGAACTTATAATAAATACCAACACCATGCAATAATGATAGATTCtctatattaattaaaatatatatctcaGGATAAAATGGTGATTTTCACAATTTGATTGAAAATGTTCTAAGTTGTTGACTAAGGCTATGCTTTCTTCAATAAACCTGATGTGTTGTTTTGCTTGTCTTGTCCAACAACAGCCCAAGCAGAGTGTCTTTTCCATCCCAGCTGCAGCTAAATAATAATTTGTGCTTGCAGGTTCATGAAATGAGGCTTGAGTCATCTCAGAGCAGAAGTCACCAATTCTAATTGTAGGCCTTCTTATCTGGGTTAGTCACCACTAGTTCCCCTTCTGGAGACAACCATGTGTGTGGAGGATGTGATTCATCTGACCTATGTCAAACGTCCTTAccatggagaaaatattttttctggaaaaaatttACAGCGTTCTCCACTTGCTGCTTGGCAGCCAGGGCCAATGGGCAGACGTGGAGCTGTGGCAAATGTGGAGTTTGTCCAGAGCCATCACCCGCAGGGGCAGTTCTGAAGGGCATCAAGCACAGCTGTGGCTTCCTGTGCTGATGTTCAGGTGCCCTTCACAAATGCATGCCtcgttttttttattttccccatgtGTTTATGACACAAATCACACCtgaaaagaagaaggaggaacACTCAGCCCTTCAGTTAACATGCTGAATTAGATCATGTTTACTTCTTAGTGCAAGTCTCCTCCTAAAGGAGCTGTCTCCAAAGTTATCTGCTCCCCAGAGAAATCTCCTTCGTGATCAAACCAGGGGGAGGAATCGGCCCCACTTTTGAAGGAAAGCATCATATAAACAACACCATCTCTCGGTCTGGAGTTGATGCCCTTTATGGCTCACAAATTGTTCTTGCCCTTCACATTAACAAGGGGAGACACGGGCTTATTTCTCACTTCACCTGTAGGTGTAGGTGAGAACAAGTCTCAGCTTTATGCCTCCATAAACTGGGAAGGGTCCTGAGCCAACAGGTGAGTTGGGAAGCATCGCCCAGTGTCAGCCAGAGGGCCCCATGGAGAGCTGAGCTGCCAGGAAGGGAGGATTTTGGCAGGAGCCCCTTTGCATGGCAATCGCTCGCCCAAGGTCAGGGTCTCTTGAACACAGCCCAGGAATCCAGAAGCAGCTTTTCTAACCTGAAGGCAGCTGCTAGAACTAAGGAAAAGCCCACAGTCTCAGCTAATTACAATGCCTGTCTTTGTTGTAATTGCATAATGAGCAAAAGGTAGGAGGCTTGGAGAAGCTAAAGCATTGACTATCCAAAGCCGTGCTCATCAGAGATGTTAgagagccagcagcaggcatCAGATGGTCAGAGCTTCACTTGGCAGGCTCCAGGGCAGCAAGCATCTGCAGCACTCCTGGACACATGGCCACATGGCCAATGGTTCTGCTGCATGTGAGGAAAACTGACTGGGAACTGCAGTTTCAAATCCTGGAAAGGAATACAAAGGTCTGTGAAGCCCCATTTCTCTAAATCCAGACTGAAGAGACTCATGTACCAGTCAGAGAAGGGCTTATGCACTGAATTTTCCAAGAGCAGAACACTCCTTTCCTAGGGTAGAGTTTGACATTGTGTGCAATGGATTCCTCAGTGAGCAATTCCTTCCACCATCTAAATAACTTCTCTTTTGGGAAGACATAGGCTTGGTACTGTGATCATTTTTTTGAACTGCATTCTAAGTAGCTTGCTCTGTGAGTTC
It encodes:
- the LOC100544552 gene encoding olfactory receptor 1019-like, giving the protein MAGGNHSGVIEFVLLGFTTMQELLFVVFFLIYITTLVGNLGMIVLIRTDPHLHAPMYFFLSHLSFLDVCYSTSITPKLLLGLLTEQKVISFHGCLTQLFFYLVFITTEAFFLAIMAYDRCMAIRWPLHYLVVMSRRVCMQLVVGSYVAGSLNALVHTTALLQLSFCGPNVLKHFYCEIPPLLQLSCSDTWLNQVLMLSCAGFIIASLVLAILVSYTFLLLTVCTIHSVEGRHKAFFTCTSHLTAVTLFCGSAAFLYLHPLSSRAEEERKTASIFYTVVTPMLNPFIYSLRNTEVRSALSRAVRKVPSCSHCQQSPFNQILTGVTHHSRSLDT